A region of the Bacillus thermozeamaize genome:
AGGGAAGCTGCAGGATCCGCTCCAGACTGACGTCATGGCGCGCCAAAATCTGGGTCATGCGCGCCAGCACCCCGGCTTTGTCTTCCGCGATCAGCCGCAAAAAGATCTTCATCTCAATCTGTTCATCCGTCTTCAGCCGCTTGGGGCGATAAGGCGCGACGATGGAACGGCCGTTGACCCCCAGCTTCATATTTTTCACGACAGTGACCAGATCGGCCACTACGGCAGTGGCTGTCGGCAGCTCTCCCGCACCGGGGCCGTAAAACATCGTCTCGCCGACCGCCCTTCCATACACATAAATGGCGTTAAATTCGTCGTTGACGGCGGCGAGGGGATGGTTGGAGGGGATCATCGTCGGTTCCACGCTGATTTCCACCAGATCATCATCCAGCTGCGCAATCCCCAGCAATTTGATGGTATAGCCCAACTGCCGCGCGTAGTTCATATCCTCACGGGTGACCTGGGTGATCCCGCGCACCCGCACATCGTCGAAAACCAGGTTCATGTGGAAGCCCAGCGTCCCAAGGATGGCCATTTTTCTCGCCGCATCCAGGCCCTCCACGTCCGCCGTCGGGTCTGCCTCGGCAAACCCCTTCTCCTGCGCCTCCGCCAGCGCCTGTTCATATGCCATACCGTGCTGGCTCATCTTGGTCAGAATGTAGTTGGTCGTCCCGTTGACAATCCCCATCATCTTGGTAATGCGATCCGAGGAAAAACTGTCCGCCAGCGCACGCAGGATGGGGATCCCGCCGCCGACACTGGCTTCATAATACAGGTCACAGCCGCGTCCCGCCGCCTCAGACAAAAGTTCCGCCCCGTGGATCGACAACAGATCCTTGTTGGCGGTGACCACGTGCTTGCCTTTCCGGATCGCCTCCAGCACGTACTGGCGGGCCGGCTCAATCCCGCCGATGACCTCCACAATCACGTCGATCTCCGGATCATCGAGCAAGTCTTCCGGACGGTTGGTCAACAACTCCGGCAATACCGAAACAGAGCGAGGTTTTTCCAGATCGCGGACGAGTATTTTGGCAATCTCTACCGCCATCCCGGTCTGTTTCACCAAATCTTCCTGGTGGCCCTCAATCAGGCGAACCACCCCAGAACCCACGGTTCCCAGTCCCATCAGTCCAACCTTTACCCGCTTCTTCTCCAATCCCGATCCTCCTCTAAATGATTCCCTTCAGTATAAACCCCGCCTAGCCGCGGCCGATCAGTTGCACATGCTGCACGCCGTCCAGACGTCGGATTTCCGCGAGCAACTCGCTGACACCGACCTCTGGCCGGGTCATTTCCAGGGTGATGACCACGTTGGC
Encoded here:
- a CDS encoding homoserine dehydrogenase, with translation MGLGTVGSGVVRLIEGHQEDLVKQTGMAVEIAKILVRDLEKPRSVSVLPELLTNRPEDLLDDPEIDVIVEVIGGIEPARQYVLEAIRKGKHVVTANKDLLSIHGAELLSEAAGRGCDLYYEASVGGGIPILRALADSFSSDRITKMMGIVNGTTNYILTKMSQHGMAYEQALAEAQEKGFAEADPTADVEGLDAARKMAILGTLGFHMNLVFDDVRVRGITQVTREDMNYARQLGYTIKLLGIAQLDDDLVEISVEPTMIPSNHPLAAVNDEFNAIYVYGRAVGETMFYGPGAGELPTATAVVADLVTVVKNMKLGVNGRSIVAPYRPKRLKTDEQIEMKIFLRLIAEDKAGVLARMTQILARHDVSLERILQLPYDKDVSEIVVVTHTAPKKALDAVMGELEALEVIREIRSRYRVEGGF